The sequence ttttatcaCGACAACGACACTAAGCATAAAGCCCGCGTTGTTCGTGAGAGGTCGCTTTATAACTGTCCAAAATACGCCTGATCAGTTCCCAGACATGAAtccaatagaaaatttatggtACTATTTAGATTGCCGAGTCCGCGGAAATCCCGTTTCTTCGAAAAAGTAACTAAAAAGGGCTGCAGGAAGAATGGGATAAAATCAGTGTTGATTacttgcaaaaaaatgtttataacatGCCAAATAGTCTTTCTGAGGTTATACAAAATAAGGGCTATCCTTAAGCagatgttaaattaattttttaaatatgtatttaacttgggggttacacgatcaagttttacctttcaagttttaatacactaacacttttttactaatacactcacacttttcagaattgaaacgaacttgcattcaacttttcattcaagttggtgtttcaatcaagaaaacagctgattgcaTTTTTCGCATTAGAAGTACCAGCTTCCATATAGAACCATTTTGGATATTGAAGCCTTCAAATTATCTGCTATTATGTCccaataaaattaatgaaaagctGCAACCTAAAAAAATGTAGGCGGTTCTATTAAGATATGGTGTCGAACTGCTGTTGTAggcaaataatattttattgagacAACGAAGAACCTACAGTATATATTCCTGGCAGTGTTATGATTTGGAAAAGTTTTGGACAACTCTGTTTTATGTGAAAACAACATTAATTCAGcttaatacataaatatacttgAATAATATTTGATAATATCAGTTGAAAATCTTAGTTCATTTGGTGAATACGTCGTTTTACAAGATGATGCACCAGCGAAcactgttgatttttttttaaacaaatcaatggtttttaaaaaataaatgttctagATATGCCGTAATCCAGTCCGAACCTTTTTTCCGATAGAGACCATGTGGTCAATTATGAAAATACTTCTCAGGAATGAAATACAAGAAATATGAAACTCCATTATCCCTGATGGATgcaaaacaataatttaaacaatgaaAAAGAGAATAAAAACTCTAATTGACTCAAATGGTTTTACACAGTATAAATTGAACTTGAATAGAATGGAACTCTATTATCCCTGACGGATGCAAAacaataatcacccctatcgcgaatcaacatttcacatgaaatattttccttttttcgttcatcaactttgttcacgtgaaaaaaattccccttgtgaaatttttagatggaattttgtaaacaataaacagctgttacgaacaaaatcaactattgtgaatgtaaagttcatcatgatattcccgatagcaattttcccttcgagggaaatggatatttcatgggaacaaaatttcacatgttattgccgataggggtgaataatttaaacaatgaaAAAGATAGTAAAAGGTGTAATTGACTCGAAAGGTTTTAACAGTATAAATTGAACTTGAATATGTCGTAcgaattaataattaaatattaggtaTAACAGTTTTGAGGTACCTGAAGTCATAGGGTAGATCATGGTAGAACCATGTTAGTTCTACCATGGGGTAGATAAATTATTCCACTGCGtatataagtttattttatttaaaatcatttcgTTACTCCCTCTAGATGTCGAGCTATTATGAAAAGTGTACTAGGAAGAATAGAAGCAGCAATCaagcaaaaatattatctaacaaaatattaaaatattttttagtaaaaaaaattaaaaaaatttttttttcaatatttaaaaatttttattttttattttattagtgaaaaaattagacaaaatcattttttggtaaaaaaaattcgggttaaaaaatatttttcccgattttgacggATTGTAGGCCTAACTTACTATTGACGGattgtaggtctaacttactatagccttatatacatcgttgcaatggactttgaaatatctatcattagatatacatattgtctatattaatgacatagtattccagatatagataaaaaataggccaaaaatctaagTTGTCCCAGTTTTTTCCCTATATCTCCGACATTTGTGGCCCgatattaaactaaaaaaatttcacatgctaaaaaatgtgtttgtgtTTGACCATTACTGTTTATGCTgagataaatgaaataaaaaatactttctaCAAAGATCAATGCGTgatgaacaaatttttgaagTACTTTTTCCAGTTCGAACGAGTTAACTCCAAAACATGTGTATTTGAGTTGTCGAAATTCGAGATATCGAATTTGGTGTTGGAGTTTGTACAGCAGCTTTTATTAGAATACCTCCACTGGCttcaaatatgaaattattatttgaattcTTTACCATTTACTTcctttttgtatagaaaaaggAGAAACTCTCCATATTAGGAGTACTATAAAGATCCTGTGATGGAACATTTAGTCCATCTGCCAACTTAAATATTACtagaaaataaacacattttttttttaattttagcgaCCTAAAGTTTATAAAAGAGAACGAGATTCCACAGAAGATCGCTCTAGATTGTCTTCCGTTAAACATGCTTCACCTGCCGATCGTTCACGTTCGACTTCATCAAAACGCGATTGTGAGGAGAAACGAGAACCGAGCCGACGTGATGACAGACCCTCTACCTCACAAGCTACTTCTAAGGAAGGTGCAACCGGACCTGGCGGCGATAATCGTAGAGATCGCATTAATCGCTATGAAGTTGCATTGGTGCacacaaaaccgaaaaattgCGACACCAAAATTGGTACTCAAGGCACAAAAATCGTATTGCAAACAAACTATTTCCTTTTGGACACCAAACCCACTTGGAGATTATATCAGTATCATGTCAGTTTCTCGCCCACAATTGAGTTGAGACGTTTAAAGAGTGGCATTTTGTCGGAACATCGTGCCATGTTGGGCGGTTATTTGTATGATGGAACAAAATTGTTCACCACCGTTAAATTGCGTGAAGAACAAACCATTTTACACACCACCTCCAGGCAGGGAGATAATTATGTCATAACTATTAAATATGTGGGACTAATTTCAATGACTGAATGGCAATCGTTGcaaatattgaatttgatttTAAGACGTTCAATGGAGGGCTTAAAATTGCAGTTGGTAGGACGTAATTTTTATGATCCCATAGCAAAGGTATGTGGacaaatttccttaaaatttatagaatttattttattgtagttttattattgctTTCTTAGATTGACATACGCGAGCATCATATGCAGTTATGGCCTGGCTATCAAACCTCTATACGTCAGCATGAAAAAGACATTTTATTGTGTGCCGAAATTGCTCACAAAGTAATGCGCACTGAAACCGTTTACGATATTTTCAAACGTTGTTTCGATCGTAGTTCGGGAGATTTTCGTGAAGATTTCAAACGCCATGTCATTGGTTTGACGGTTTTAACCGATTACAATAATAAAACTTATCGCATTAATGATATCGATTTCCAAAAGACACCCAAAGAAACGTTTAGTATGAAAGGAGAAAGTGTTTCATTCCTCGACTATTATTACAATCGCTACAATTTGCGCATTAAAGATCCCGACCAACCGTTACTGCTGTCCAAGTCCAAGGAACGCTCAGTGCGGGGCGGTGAAAAGGAGGTGGTTATTCTCATACCAGAATTGTGCCGTGCTACGGGTTTAGACGACAGTATGCGCAATGATTTCAGGTAATATTgtatattgaacaaaaaaatatctttgaagtctattataaattgtatttttctaGACTCATGCGTGCTTTAGCCGATCACACCCGTATGAATCCGGATCGTCGTATTGATCGcctcaaaatattcaatagaCGTTTGCAACAAACCGAAGACAGTGTTAAAATCCTTAAGGAATGGAATATGAAATTGGATAACAGTTTGGTTGAAGTGCAAGGCCGCATATTAGATCAACAAAAGATCGTTTTCCGCGATCACAGAaagtaaattcttttttttaatttcttaagattgatattttagattGATACATAAAgtatttggttaaaaatatttttaaaattttttcaccgtaattttttttttcaacagaaattggttttaaatatttatcttaaatgtTACTTTGGTGAAAAATACATAAAGTCGAATATAActctaataattgttattttttaaatttttagagaaCCTTCTGGTGAACAAGCTGACTGGACCAGACATTGCCGCAATATGGGTATGTTTACTACACCCTCGCGTGGCTTAGATCGTTGGTGTGTTATTGCCACCTCTCGCAATGCTCGTGAATTGCGTAATTTTGTTGAATCTCTAATAAGAGCTGCAAATGGCATGCACATGAGAATGGAAAGACCAAGAGAGTGAGTAATAAACTATTGTACCATATACTCAATGGCATTTTCAATatgacgaaaaaaatatttttgaactgtTTCACCGAAAAcctttttcttcaaaaaaaaaaaattttaattgtattctGTATTTCTTTTCAGAGTTATTATTTACGATGATCGTACCCACAGCTATATACAAGCCATGGAAGATTGCTGCCGTCAAGATCCCCAGTTGATAATGTGTCTGGTGCCAAACAACATGGCTGAAAGGTGTGATAAAAACCATCCCAAAATTAagaagattttaataaattattcttgcttCTAGATATGCttccatcaagaaaaagagTTGCTTGGAACGCAGCGTTCCCACTCAGGTGATAACACAAAAGTCGGCCAGTAATCCCAAAGGTCTAATGAGCATTGCCACCAAAGTGGCCATACAAATCAATTGCAAATTGGGCTATACCCCATGGATGATTGATATACCACTCAAGGGTTTAATGACCATCGGCTACGATGTGGCCAAAAGTTCACGGGACCGTTCAAAGTCCTTTGGTGCCCTAGTAGCCACCATGGATTTGAAATCAAATGCTACCTTTTATAGTACAGTGGCCGAATGTAGTTCACACGATGTATTGGCCAATAGTCTGTGGCCCATGATGACAAAAGCATTGCGTCAATACAAAAAGGAACATGATGCTTTGCCCAATCGTAT comes from Calliphora vicina chromosome 2, idCalVici1.1, whole genome shotgun sequence and encodes:
- the piwi gene encoding protein piwi — encoded protein: MSDDQNRGRRRPSREYHSTEPSSSSRRPREPSYAEEPRPKVYKRERDSTEDRSRLSSVKHASPADRSRSTSSKRDCEEKREPSRRDDRPSTSQATSKEGATGPGGDNRRDRINRYEVALVHTKPKNCDTKIGTQGTKIVLQTNYFLLDTKPTWRLYQYHVSFSPTIELRRLKSGILSEHRAMLGGYLYDGTKLFTTVKLREEQTILHTTSRQGDNYVITIKYVGLISMTEWQSLQILNLILRRSMEGLKLQLVGRNFYDPIAKIDIREHHMQLWPGYQTSIRQHEKDILLCAEIAHKVMRTETVYDIFKRCFDRSSGDFREDFKRHVIGLTVLTDYNNKTYRINDIDFQKTPKETFSMKGESVSFLDYYYNRYNLRIKDPDQPLLLSKSKERSVRGGEKEVVILIPELCRATGLDDSMRNDFRLMRALADHTRMNPDRRIDRLKIFNRRLQQTEDSVKILKEWNMKLDNSLVEVQGRILDQQKIVFRDHRKEPSGEQADWTRHCRNMGMFTTPSRGLDRWCVIATSRNARELRNFVESLIRAANGMHMRMERPREVIIYDDRTHSYIQAMEDCCRQDPQLIMCLVPNNMAERYASIKKKSCLERSVPTQVITQKSASNPKGLMSIATKVAIQINCKLGYTPWMIDIPLKGLMTIGYDVAKSSRDRSKSFGALVATMDLKSNATFYSTVAECSSHDVLANSLWPMMTKALRQYKKEHDALPNRILFYRDGVSEGSLKQLYEHEVKDIVEKLEQEYKRANAEKPPMFAYVVVTKSINTRLFARGHNPPPGTVVDDVVTLPERYDFYLVSQSVRQGTVSPTSYNVVYSTIRLTPDQMQLLTYKMTHLYYNWSGTTRVPAVCQYAKKLATLVGSSLFQPPQNALEKKLYYL